CGCGTCTTTTTTCACCCATAATGAAATGCCTAAATTTTTTGGTAATATGTCGATACTTGATGTTTCCAAATGTTGAATCGACACTGTACCATTTGAAGGAAGAGAAACACACCATGCAGAACTCAACAAGAGTCATAATGTGTGTCTCAAACATCTAACCTCTTAATTTTTATAACGATCAAACCAGAGTGTTTGACTATGGCTTCAGCTGCTTACATTTAAGACCTCAAAATTTATTGGAGGATTTGTATAATAGCTGCCTTGCAACCTATTTAACTGGTAAAATTCAATTATATTTGTTGTGCTCTCAATTGGTTCCTGGTGCACATGCTTTCCTACCTCAAACAAACTTTTCAACTGGTGTTAAATGACTGGTAAACTAAACGGACAATACAACATCATGTCCTCTTTAGGCAACTGCAACTAAAATCTTTGATTTATGATCTTTTAACAGTGACAATGAGAAAAAAGCCATACCATTCACCTGTACACACCCATAATGCATTATGTCTCTATTCATTGTGATTTTGTGCCTGATTTTTCTTCCTCCTGCCTGTCTTGTTCCCTTTTCTGCTGTATACTTTCACACTTTCCATTGCCTCTTTCCcccccattgtttttttttgccggTCGGGCCAAAACCTGCTCCCAGAGGACTCTCTGATTTGCGTCCCCATTGTAGCCCAGTGCATTGCATGGTCCCCAGATAAAGAAATGTGGTGGAAGTCTTGTGTTTCTGAAAGCagactccaccatcattgaaatGCCCCATCCACTCAATTATTTATCACACCTTGCCActagtgtgtgcatgcatgtggaCATGTGCACGTGAGTATATCAGAGCATAGTTTTATCTTTTATATAAGAATACTGACTAAAAGTgtatcactttttaaaaaattatgcaCAAATATTTGTACATCTGTGAGAATGAGCGTAActctaagagagagagagagatggatgagtGTACCGGAGAGGACAGGATCTGTTAGTGACCCGGCTTCCAATGGTGAATATTCAAAGCCATTCAGTTTCTCCAGTAATTTATCTATTGCAGGTGGCTCAAAATGCTTACCAAGAGCTCTGTGCTGGAGATAATGGATAATGTTCTAGCATGCAAGATTTACATTATAGAACTTAGTTGCTCAGTCAAGACAGGAAACTAGAATTATGCAGCGTGTTTGTTAGCAGAGCACATGGCCAGCAAATAAAATTTGGCCATGTCTGGCAGATTCATATTGGCCTACTCAGCTTAAAAGACAGCTGGCGTATATTATTTCTGTGAGGTCACGCTCATGGGCGTGTTCACCTGCTCTCTAGACTAGTTTCCATAGATTTGACTATGTGTGCATAGTTTGCAATGCAAAACTCATTCTCTGGTCTGCTTGCATAACACTAATGTTGACCGAAACTGATAGCACAACAATGTAACTCATGCTTAGACTACTATAATCATATTGTTTAGCATATTATTTAGTCTGAAAATTTCACTTGACACTGAATCTTTCCATTCCAATTGACATTTACATGCTTGATACTCTAGATTTCTATATCTGGTTATCCAACAGGTATTAGAGGTAGCTTTCTTAATAGATGTAATGAGGTCTCACATCTGTTACAGAAGACATCACAGGAGTGCTTAGGGAATGGGACAAACCTTATTTTGAGAGTTCCCTTGAATCATTTTTGAAGGGATAGTTGATCTAAAAACAATCTAAATTCTGCCATCGTTTATactcccatgtcattccaaacctgtatgccttCTTGTGGAATGTAAAAgacgatattttgaagaacgttaCAACTGTTTTGTCCATACAACAAAACTCAATATTGTCCAAAACAACATTAGACCCTACTGAAAATCATTGTACAGAAAAAACACAAAGACTTAGCCATACAGATTTGGAAACAACAGTAAATAAAGACCCAATTCTACAGCAAAAATGAGGCTAGTCACTGAAGCATGTGGTTCTCCTGTAGGGGAAAGGTCAAAAGAAATTAAACTAGCACACTTACCTTGTCTGATAGAAACAAATCTGTTGTTGGAGGCCTGAAACACCACTTGTGGATGGCTTTCCTCAAGATCAAATAGCTCATCTTTGCCAGGTTTGGAGCAGCGTCCAGAGCGCAGCGTTCCAGTGGGCCCCATGGGGGTCAAGTATTTCCCCTCACAGTCCTTGAAGGCCAACTTGCCTGATTTCAGTTCCAAAGTGTAGCCTGTCCCACGACCATTTTCAGAGGACAATTTCCCATCATTGCTCAGAAAGCGGCTGTCACTGGTCTTAAGACAATATTTGCCATCCATGTACACAAGAGTTAGAAGAGCATCCACACCCCAGGGGATGTTGCCGTTCACAGCAATCTCTCCCTCTGGAGATGCTAGGTGGGCATAGCGTTTGCGGGCCACACTAAGCAGATTTGCCTGTGGGTGCAGAGCCAGGTGCATGGCCCATAATTCTGCCTCACCAATGGTCTGAGCAAAGCAGGATAAGTAGTCCTCTGAACCTCCGAAGAAGCGCAGATATTGCTCGGACTGCAGGGCCCAGCGCCCGTCCGACTGTGCTACAATCAGAAAGCGGCAGTAATTCTCTTTGGCTTCAGCTTCACAGCTTACCTTGCCATCTTTGTCGGAAGCCAGGTAGCGGCCCAGGTGACTGCGCAGGTAAACCACCTGACCGTCCTGCTCATCCTGCTCCAGAGTCCAGATCTGCTTCTTCTTTAGACTTGGAGCTGAAGCGTTCACCTTGAAGCCAAACGCCTCTGCTGTTAGATAGCGATTCTCATAATTAATAAGTCCGAATTGTAGCTTGAGGGCTTTACTGCCATTGGAGGGCATCCTGGCTTACAACCCAGATGGATGCCAGAGAGTGTTGAAAGTCCAGAGAAGAAGCTGAACAGCAATGTTAGCTCCACTTCTTGTCCTGATTAAGATACAGGCCTTAACTTTCTTTAGTAGGATGCTCCAAAGTTCCTCTTTTGGATTTGTTCTTGGTCCTTTGCCTCTCGGCTTGATAAAAAAACGGCGTCTTGCTCCCCGGGGAGCTTGCAGAGGCTCTGGAGCTATTTCCCCCTGTGTTTCTTAATCAGATCAGATTATAATCAGGAGGACTCAGCACTTCAATCCTGAGAGCCCCTGACGTCACCTTGATCCCAATGGTTCCTTTTCCT
This portion of the Carassius gibelio isolate Cgi1373 ecotype wild population from Czech Republic chromosome A12, carGib1.2-hapl.c, whole genome shotgun sequence genome encodes:
- the LOC128025430 gene encoding fascin-2-like → MPSNGSKALKLQFGLINYENRYLTAEAFGFKVNASAPSLKKKQIWTLEQDEQDGQVVYLRSHLGRYLASDKDGKVSCEAEAKENYCRFLIVAQSDGRWALQSEQYLRFFGGSEDYLSCFAQTIGEAELWAMHLALHPQANLLSVARKRYAHLASPEGEIAVNGNIPWGVDALLTLVYMDGKYCLKTSDSRFLSNDGKLSSENGRGTGYTLELKSGKLAFKDCEGKYLTPMGPTGTLRSGRCSKPGKDELFDLEESHPQVVFQASNNRFVSIRQGVSVSANQDDETDMETFQMEIDKDTRKCKFRTNEGNYWTLVAHGGIQSTATEVGANTMFDIVWLGRRVALRASNGKYVCTKKNGQLAAVSDSVGEDERLILKLINRPILILRGENGYVCHHKNSNTLDANRSVYDIFALQFNDGAYHIKGAGGKFWYVSTSGLVCTDGDTPEDFCFEFLEHGRIAIRGKNSKYLRGDQGGNLKGDGENADSSSLWEY